The genomic stretch CTCAGCGTCGCCCCGCGCTCGCGCAGGATCTTGCGCCCGACCAGATCGTTGGCCTGAATGCCGGTGGTGCCCTCGTAAATGGTAATGATGCGGGCGTCGCGAAAGAACTGGGCTACCCCGGTCTCTTCGACGAAACCCATGCCACCGAAGACCTGGATGGCCTCGTCGCAGACATCGTTTCCGACCTCGGTGCACCAGCCCTTGGCCACCGGCATCAGCAGGTCTACATAGCGTCGGCACTTGTCTGCCTGCGCTGCGTCGGGACTGTGATGGGCAAAATCGAACCAGCCGGCTGCGGTGTACAACAGGGCCCGCATGGCCATCACCCGCGCCCGCATGCCCAGCAGCATGCGCTTGACGTCCGGGTGATGGATGATCGGCCTGCCGGTTTCGCCGCTGACCGCATCCCGCCCCTGAACGCGATCCTGCGCATAGGCGAGTGCAAACTGCCAGGCGCGTTCGCCCAGTCCAGCCCCCTGCACGCCGACACCGAAACGGGCCTCGTTCATCATGATGAACATGGTTTCCAGGCCACAATTGGGGGCGCCCACGAGGTAGCCGGTCGCGCCTCCCTGATCGCCGAAACTCAGGGTGCAGGTCGGACTGCCGTGAATGCCCATCTTGTGTTCGATGGAGATGCAGCGCACGTCGTTCTTCGCCCCCGGTGCGCCATCCGGACCGACCAGAAACTTGGGCACGATGAACAGCGACAGCCCCTTTACCCCAGCCGGCGCATCCGGCAAACGGGCCAGCACCAGGTGCACGATGTTGGGCGTGAGTTCATGCTCGCCGTATGAGATGAAGATCTTCTGTCCGTAGATGCGGTAGCTGCCGTCACCGGCTGGCTCGGCACGTGCGCGGGTGGCAGCGAGGTCCGAACCGGCCTGCGGTTCGGTGAGGTTCATCGTGCTGCTCCACTCACCGCTCACCACCTTGTGCAGCCAGGTTGCCTTCTGCTCCTCGCTGGCCGCGATCAGCAGGGCTTCGGCCTGACTGACATTGAGTTGCGGCAGCATGGTGAAGGCCATATTGGTGGAGAACCACATCTCCCACACCGGCG from Parazoarcus communis encodes the following:
- a CDS encoding acyl-CoA dehydrogenase; this translates as MFDYNAPLRDMQFILNELAGLDAIAGLPGCEDASPDLVAAILEEAGKFAAGVLAPINRQGDLQGCRLEDGRVLAPDGWQAAYDQFRDAGWLGLSLPTEFGGQGLPKLVSTPVWEMWFSTNMAFTMLPQLNVSQAEALLIAASEEQKATWLHKVVSGEWSSTMNLTEPQAGSDLAATRARAEPAGDGSYRIYGQKIFISYGEHELTPNIVHLVLARLPDAPAGVKGLSLFIVPKFLVGPDGAPGAKNDVRCISIEHKMGIHGSPTCTLSFGDQGGATGYLVGAPNCGLETMFIMMNEARFGVGVQGAGLGERAWQFALAYAQDRVQGRDAVSGETGRPIIHHPDVKRMLLGMRARVMAMRALLYTAAGWFDFAHHSPDAAQADKCRRYVDLLMPVAKGWCTEVGNDVCDEAIQVFGGMGFVEETGVAQFFRDARIITIYEGTTGIQANDLVGRKILRERGATLSELIADIRGTVSQLEEDGELASIGAGLAVQLDSLEQTLEWMLSNGKDRLGDVLAGAVPFLHLLGTVCGGWQLARAAQAARRRIMAAEGDAQYHASLIELARFYMTTFGPQVMAHATTVRASGEVLVRFDTSVF